The DNA region ATGCTATCTTGCAGAAGAGGAAGGTGTTTAGCTGAAACGACTTGCTGCCCAAGACGTTGTATGGTTCAACACGTCTCTTTATTTTGTTcgatttcttttctttgaatTTAGATTCAGGAGTCTATTTGGGAATGAGAACACACTGGAACGAAAATCTCCATATCCCGTAACAGTGGTTCTGACAGAATACAAACATAAAAGTTAGTAGCATGACAGAAATAACAAAGATATTACTTAGCATAGAAGGAGTATTTAGATTTACAAACTAAGTGAAAATGGTTTGCATTTTTCCTTAAGTCTCAATATGGTAAACTCATAAACCATATAAACATTTTTCCTTTGCTTtctgttttgttttcttgttttgAGTAAGTGCACTTGAACCAGCTAAGTTGTCTGAATTTCGTAAGTCCTCAATTTCAAAATTTCTTTTATGTGACACTACCTAAGTCCATTTCTTTGTCTCGTCTCTCTCTTCTTTCAGTTTCTCTTTCATCATCGTTAGTTCCTTTTCATCATCGTTATTTGATACAATGGATTGTATCAAATAAATGTTTATTCCAGCAATAATACCtttatttaatataaaaaagtAAATTGCATCGTAGCTTCTTAAACTTGTGAGAGGCTGTGCCACTTAGCTTCCTAaacttgccttttctttttcttaactCCGCAAACCTGTAGCCACTTGCACAATTGGTCTTTTTTGGCGAATCTATCATTTCCGATGCAACtacattttttttgaatttcgaAATGAATGGTTCCTGAAAAACAGTGTATCTTTTTAGAATCCGGTACCAAAAGGTGTAATTCTCGGGGACTATGGTTTCTTTAATGGCTTTCAACAAACTAATAGGACCTTGCAGGTCAAATTCTATTAAAACTAGACTAGTTTCTCGAAAACTTACAATCATATTTGAAACTTTTTCCGAAATAAATAAGCAAGAGATGtgcctattatattaaaaaaaagaagttaaAGAATGATGTAAATATACATCTAGACCATATAAGTACGAGTTCTCTTTAATATAAATTTGGATGActatttcttcttaatataaaaCCACCTAATTTCTTCTAAattgattaatttttttaaaagaagttAAAGAATGATGTAAATATACATCTAGACCATATAAGTACGAGTTCTCTTTAATATAAATTTGGATGactattttttcttaatataaaGCCACCTAATTTCTTCTAAAttgattaattttttaaaaagaagagtTAAGACAAGACGGGTGATACAATCACCCTGAAAGGAAACACTACCCCTATTATCTCACTACGGCAAGAAGCACATCTAAACATGAGACTATACTGAATTACAATCAGGACAACACAACTAGCTAGAAGGATCATCCAAACACACGGGAGACTCTAAGAGAGAATTCATCAATAATATTGTCGGAGAATATATTGATTCATCAAAGATATTACTAATGTAGAAGCACTAAACAGGCAATGATTATACGCTAGTAACACAAAATCCCTTGCGCAGCTGCATCTTTTCTAAAGACAAAGATAATTAATACTTCTAAAGAAAtggagaataaaaaagaaaaaaaaagccgtATAAATGTAGCCACGCTGCCCTCCACGTCACTCCTTATGTTACCGCCATGTCCCTCGTACGGCCGCACCACCTACAAAAGCACCCCCACTGCGAATAAATTGCCCCGTGCCGGCGTCCATGAGCTTCCTCGCtggccgcctcgccgccgccaaggAGGGCTCCTACTTCCTCCAGGAGTCAAAGAACGCCGTCGGTCGCCTCGCTCAGAAGctccccgcctccgcctccgcctccgcgcccGGGCCGGCGTCCGCGCAGCCGTCGCCCGACGTGCTGCCGGAGATCCTCCGCCACTCCGTGCCCATCAAGGCGACGCCGCCCCTGGCCGAACCCTCCCTCTCGGCGTGCTCCCGCTGGGCCCTCCCACCGGGCGGGGCCGAGGCCGCGGGCGTGCACCCCGACGCGCTCAACCCGCTCCGCTCCTACGTCTCGCTGCCGCAGGCCACCTTCGGCCCCAAAAGGTGCCGCCCTTCGCCCCATGGCCTTTTGCTCCTAATTTTTCGTGCGGACTAGTTCCTAATTTCGGGCGCGCACGTGTACGTAGGCGTTTGTGCTGCACTGGCTAATTTTGTACCCGATCGTTTATGCTGCGTGCTTGGTTACACGAACAATCAATTCTGCAATTGTGCATTTGAGAACATCCATAATGCATATTTTGACCTGAGCAAGTAATTCTTAGTAGGCAGACGGGAAAAAGCACATCTACGGCAATATGCACATTACAGTAGAAACTGTCTAACATTAGATGTTGGGTTTGCTCTCTTATGAAAACGGTTCTCTCGATCAAGATATATTTGTGCCACTCAAATATTCAGCTACATAGAACCATACGGAAGTTAGCAATCTATGAACGGAACCCTAACTTATGCATCAGTATGATAGCGCTATTACTTTTACTATATTTATTATCACTGATACTTTTATAATTactgttttctcatcatctttttaattAAATCCTATGGTTTTCATCTCTAACCTACTCTAACTTACTTAGGACAaatgctttgttgttgttgtatgatTCATGCAGACCAGAATGCACAACTTGATCGATTGGTTACATGCCTGTAATGTGTGATCTAACAGGAGCAAACTATGATTCTCTCAAATTTTACAATATTCAAATAACTGGCTACTACTAGCATTTAGCACTGATTGAATTAGCCTATATTTATTGAGAATCCTAAATCTCAAGCAGAAAACTGTTTTGAGCTGTCAGCCTGATACAGCTATGGGGATATGAAAGGACTAAATCAAACTACTGAACATGAATTATGAATGTaaaattgaattttaaatttttataggTCGATACATGCTCGTATTGTCTGATATATCACTAAATAGTTGTGATCATTCAAGCAGGAAACAAGGTATACTCTACACTCTTATATCCATATTTTAAATCATGAATAATGAATAATGCTCTTTTCTAAGTAGCATGTTCCTTCGTGCTCCTAAATTCATAAGTGAGGATCATCTGATACTGTAAAGCGTTTGTGTTTCCCCTCAAAAAGCACTGATTATGGGTCTTCTAGTCTCTAGGGATGCGATCGACTACATGGATGTTGTGCATTTATGCCTATAGGTAAGGGAGCCATATATTTCTAACAGCTGAATCTTTCGTACTAATCAGTAGGCATAGGGAACTCAACTTGGTACCATGTGTTTCAACTTTCTAGCTTCTCTAGCATACTAGCTTCTGGGCTTTCTTGTGATCTAGAATTGCTAACTGAGCATTTCCTATGCTCTTAGGCTCTCAGACATTCCGTCATGCACTTAAGTTGATGCTGTAAAACAGAATGTGGTAATGTCTTATCATTATCTTTCCTTTGTTTATTGTGGTTTTGTTTGCAGATGGCAGCTTCCAAATGAACAGTTTCACTACTCAGCATCAACAGCCAATGACCGGAGACGGGATAGACACCCACCTCCCGTGGACCCTGAGAAGTTGAAGGCTGTAATCGCTGGACACTCACAAAGTATATTTTCTTGCCACAATAGTTTGAATTGTAGTGGTCTTGAAGATCTTTGTTCACATTTTTAGAATTTTACAGTTGGGAAGGCATTTATTGCTGCCACTATTTTGGTGTTCGGAGGAGCAACAGCTGTGCTATGGTACACAGCAGATAAGCTACAGTTGCATTCAGTAAGTCATTGAACTGAACAGCATATCAGAAAAAATATATGGCCTTTTAAGTTCTAACAAAAAGAGAAGACACCTTATCAGATTGTAAAAGATAATGCTAGGTTTATGGCTAGGTATGTTCTTTATCTGTTTTATACTTTTATGTGGACTTCATTGTTTGTGTAGAGTGTTGTAGTTGTGTTGTTTTTGTATCGTTATTTCTTGATTGTCAATTAATTGATTTATGATAAACATATAGTGGCAAATCGCCCCTCTGAAACAATATTGATGTCTCCTTTTAGGTAGATGATGTCAGAACTAAAGGGAAGGATGCAATGCGACCACATGCCGATAGGATCAAAGAACAAATAGCTCCTTTAAGAAGCTGGGTTAGAAAACTTCGTTACTCATCTTGTATTATTTCTGGCTATATACTTACTCATTGTATATCTATCCTTCTGTATATGATACTTCAGTCTTAATCAAGTTCGCATTAGGCCTGCTTATTACTGTGACTATTGATCCGCCTTTCCACGTTCTGTAACCTCAGGCTGAAGAAATGTCCCGAAAATGTCATTTTGAAGG from Phragmites australis chromosome 8, lpPhrAust1.1, whole genome shotgun sequence includes:
- the LOC133925841 gene encoding uncharacterized protein LOC133925841, which codes for MSFLAGRLAAAKEGSYFLQESKNAVGRLAQKLPASASASAPGPASAQPSPDVLPEILRHSVPIKATPPLAEPSLSACSRWALPPGGAEAAGVHPDALNPLRSYVSLPQATFGPKRWQLPNEQFHYSASTANDRRRDRHPPPVDPEKLKAVIAGHSQIGKAFIAATILVFGGATAVLWYTADKLQLHSVDDVRTKGKDAMRPHADRIKEQIAPLRSWAEEMSRKCHFEGDKEAKEKSIIIRELSRALGARTPPN